The Tistrella mobilis region CGACCACCATAGGGCACCTTGTGCCGCGCCTTCTCGCGGCCGTCCTCGGCAAGGAGGACGACTTCGAGATTGCGGGACATGACGACCAGGGCGCCCTGGCTGTCGCGCACCACATTGCGGTTCACCAGCTGCACGCGGCCTTCGTAATTGGCCTCGATGCTGGAGACGACCGCGCCGCGCTGCGCCGCACCGCCGATATGGAAGGTCCGCATGGTCAGCTGCGTGCCCGGCTCGCCGATCGACTGCGCCGCGATGACGCCGACCGCCTCGCCAATATTCACCCGCGTGCCGCGCGCCAGATCGCGACCATAGCAGGCCGCGCAGACGCCGTGGCCGCTCTCGCAGGTCAGCACCGAGCGGATGCGGATGGCTTCGACGCCGGCCTCGTCGACCCGCTCGACCACCGCCTCGTCGATCAGCTCGCCGGCAGCCACCACGACCTCGCCGGTCGTGGGATGGGTCACCGCCTCGGCGGCGGTCCGGCCCAGGATACGATCGGCCAGGGTCTCGATCACCACGCCGCCGTCGATGACGGCACGGGTCATCAGGCCCTGCTCGGTCCCGCAATCTTCCTCGGTGATGACGCAGTCCTGCGCCACGTCGACGAGACGGCGGGTGAGATAACCCGAGTTCGCGGTCTTCAGCGCCGTGTCGGCCAGGCCCTTACGGGCACCGTGCGTCGAGTTGAAGTACTCGAGCACCGACAGGCCTTCCTTGAAGTTCGAGATGATCGGCGTCTCGATGATCTCGCCCGAGGGCTTGGCCATCAGGCCCCGCATGCCCGCAAGCTGCTTCATCTGGGCCGCCGAACCACGGGCGCCGGAATGGGCCATCATGTAGATCGAGTTCATGTGGCGGGGGCTTTTGGCCATGCCCGCCTGACCCTGACCCGAGATGACGCGCATCATGGCGTCCGCGACCTGGTCGGTGCACTTCGCCCAGGCGTCGACGACCTTGTTGTACTTTTCACCCTTGGTGATGAGACCCTCCTGGTACTGGGTCTCGTACTGCTTCACCTCTTCGGTGGTGACGGCCACCAGCTCCGCCTTCTCGTCGGGGACGATCATGTCGTCCTTGCCGAACGAGATGCCGGCGCGCGCCGCACGGCGGAAGCCGAGCGCCATCAGCCGGTCGCAGAAGATCACCGTTTCCTTCTGACCGCAGTGGCGGTAGACGGCGTCGATGACGTTGGTGATCTCTTTCTTGGTCAGAACCCGGTTGATCAGGTCGAACTTGATCTTGGGGTTCCGCGGCAGGATCTCGGAGAGCAGCATGCGGCCCGGGGTCGCATCCACCATCACCGTGATCGGGTTGTTGTCGTCGTCCACCGTGCGGTAGCGGCAGCGGATCTTGGCATGCAGGCTGACGACGCCGGCGTCGAGCGCCTGGTCGATCTCGCCCACATCGGCGAACACCATGCCCTCGCCCAGCTCGTTCTCGCCGATCTGGGTCTGGTAGTAGAGGCCGAGGACGATGTCCTGCGACGGCACGATGATCGGCTTGCCGTTCGCGGGGCTCAGGATGTTGTTGGTCGACATCATGAGCACGCGGGCTTCAAGCTGCGCCTCGATCGACAGCGGCACATGCACCGCCATCTGGTCGCCGTCGAAGTCGGCGTTGAAGGCCGCGCAGACCAGCGGGTGCAGCTGGATCGCCTTGCCCTCGATCAGCACCGGCTCGAAAGCCTGGATGCCGAGGCGGTGCAGGGTCGGCGCGCGGTTCAGGAACACCGGATGCTCGCGGATGACTTCGTCGAGCACGTCCCAGACCTCGGGGCGCTCTTTCTCCACCATGCGCTTCGCCGCCTTGATGGTGGTGGCGAGGCCATAGAGTTCGAGCTTCGAGTAGATGAACGGCTTGAAGAGTTCGAGCGCCATCTTCTTGGGCAGGCCGCACTGGTGGAGCTTCAGCTCCGGGCCCACCACGATGACCGAACGACCCGAATAGTCGACGCGCTTGCCGAGCAGGTTCTGACGGAACCGGCCCTGCTTGCCCTTCAGCATGTCGGACAGCGACTTCAGCGGACGCTTGTTGGCGCCGGTGATGACGCGGCCGCGACGGCCGTTGTCGAACAGCGCATCCACCGCTTCCTGCAGCATGCGCTTCTCGTTGCGCACGATGATGTCGGGCGCGCGCAGTTCGAGCAGACGCTTCAGGCGGTTGTTGCGGTTGATGACGCGGCGATA contains the following coding sequences:
- the rpoC gene encoding DNA-directed RNA polymerase subunit beta'; this translates as MNNDVLNLFGFGSGAQSFDAIRISIASPEKIRSWSYGEVKKPETINYRTFKPERDGLFCARIFGPIKDYECLCGKYKRMKHRGIVCEKCGVEVIQAKVRRERMGHIELASPVAHIWFLKSLPSRIGLLLDMTLKDIERVLYFENYVVMEPGLTPLKQHQLLTEEQFMRAQEEYGPDAFQAGIGAEAIRDMLKQLDLDRESDEMRTELVETSSEAKRKKLVKRLKLLESFIESENRPEWMILEVVPVIPPDLRPLVPLDGGRFATSDLNDLYRRVINRNNRLKRLLELRAPDIIVRNEKRMLQEAVDALFDNGRRGRVITGANKRPLKSLSDMLKGKQGRFRQNLLGKRVDYSGRSVIVVGPELKLHQCGLPKKMALELFKPFIYSKLELYGLATTIKAAKRMVEKERPEVWDVLDEVIREHPVFLNRAPTLHRLGIQAFEPVLIEGKAIQLHPLVCAAFNADFDGDQMAVHVPLSIEAQLEARVLMMSTNNILSPANGKPIIVPSQDIVLGLYYQTQIGENELGEGMVFADVGEIDQALDAGVVSLHAKIRCRYRTVDDDNNPITVMVDATPGRMLLSEILPRNPKIKFDLINRVLTKKEITNVIDAVYRHCGQKETVIFCDRLMALGFRRAARAGISFGKDDMIVPDEKAELVAVTTEEVKQYETQYQEGLITKGEKYNKVVDAWAKCTDQVADAMMRVISGQGQAGMAKSPRHMNSIYMMAHSGARGSAAQMKQLAGMRGLMAKPSGEIIETPIISNFKEGLSVLEYFNSTHGARKGLADTALKTANSGYLTRRLVDVAQDCVITEEDCGTEQGLMTRAVIDGGVVIETLADRILGRTAAEAVTHPTTGEVVVAAGELIDEAVVERVDEAGVEAIRIRSVLTCESGHGVCAACYGRDLARGTRVNIGEAVGVIAAQSIGEPGTQLTMRTFHIGGAAQRGAVVSSIEANYEGRVQLVNRNVVRDSQGALVVMSRNLEVVLLAEDGREKARHKVPYGGRLFVDEGQMVTAGQRLADWDPYTVPIITETSGVAHYVDLVDGISLLERMDEATGIANKVVIDWRQQPRGADLRPRITLRDSQGEVLTLPNGMEARYFMSVDAVLSVENGQQVNAGDVLARIPRESSKTRDITGGLPRVAELFEARKPKDHAVIAEIQGKVEFGRDYKSKRRILIVPDEADQEPREYLVPKGKHLTVQEGDYVRRGDLLMDGNPVPHDILRVLGVEELASYLINEIQEVYRLQGVKINDKHIEVIVRQMLQKVEILDPGDTTFLLGEQVDRFEFDQINAKVRQRNAERLASEGGERQPDMREAKAEPVLQGITKASLLTRSFISAASFQETTRVLTEAATAGKMDTLDGLKENVIVGRLIPAGTGAAVNRLKSIAANRDKALLGNEDGDETALESSADVPGAAE